Part of the Mauremys mutica isolate MM-2020 ecotype Southern chromosome 1, ASM2049712v1, whole genome shotgun sequence genome is shown below.
gcggggcccaaaactggacacagtactccagatgaggcctcgccaatgtcgaatagaggggaatgatcacatccctcgatctgctggcaatgcccctacttatacagcccaaaatgccgttagccttcttggcaacaagggcacactgttgactcatatccagcttctcgtccactgtaacccctaggtccttttctgcagaactgctgcctagccatccGATccgtagtctgtagcagtgcatgataTTCTTTCATCTGAAGTTCAGGACTCTgcaattgtccttgttgaacctcatcaggtttcttttgacccaatcctctaatttgtctaggtccctctgtatcctattcctaccctctagcgtatctaccactcctcccagtttagtgtcatctgcaagcttgctgagggtgcagcccatgccatcctccagatcattaatgaagatattgaacaaaaccggccccaggaccgacccttggggcactccgcttgataccaaaTGCCAGCTAGACACGGAGCCAACTAGATCACTACCCGTTGTCCTGGAAAAATGACAAATTGGCAAAAGTTCAGAGAAATgctgggggggaagtgggggttgTTTTATTAAATTCTGGCTTAACCACCTCTGTCTTTCTTCTCTAGTGCCCATCTCTGAAGGGGAAGGTGCAGAAGATCTTGATCTGGAAGTGGGGCCAGCCCCCACTACCCACACCAGTGCCCCGACCAGCTGATGCAGACCctaacactccctcccccaaacccctggAGGGCCGGCCTGAGCGGCAGTTCTTTGTCAAATGGCAGGGCATGTCCTATTGGCACTGTTCATGGGTGTCTGAGCTGCAGGTTAGTGGGCTCTTGGCTTGCCTAGGGGGTGGACCACTATCTTTGTGTGGTGGGAAGGATGCGTGATGCCACTCTAACCATATGTCTGTTCTggccccagctggagctgcactGCCAAGTGATGTTCCGAAATTACCAACGCAAGAATGATATGGATGAGCCACCCTCGGGGGactttgggggtgaggaggagaagaGCCGCAAGCGAAAGAACAAGGACCCCAAGTTTGCTGAGATGGAAGAGCGCTTCTATCGCTATGGGATCAAGCCTGAGTGGATGATGATCCACCGGATCCTTAACCACAGGTGAGGGAGGGAGCAAGGATTGTCACAGCAAGATCCAGTGGATTCCAGCCTACAGAGATAGTCGAGGGGGCTTTCTCAAGGGTGTCAAGCATTACTAAGGGAATGGAATAGGATCCACTGAATTCTCCATGAGAGGGGAGGACCCATTGTGATAAGATCCATTGAGACCCTAACCACAGATATCAGTCACACTTGGCAGAAAGAAGGTGGATCTTCCACTATAGGTAAAGGCAGGGTTCCTTTTATGATGGGATCAACTGGATCCTCTTTTGTGGTAAAGGGTGGGATTGGAGATTTGATTTCAATTATGCTGGGAATTATGGACATGGCTGCTCTTACCCCTACCCCTTCTGTTTCCtaccttccttcccctctgtgcaaggggtgggtggggtgaaGGCTGGTTCCCACGCTTGAGATTTATTGTCTGTCTCTGCAGTGTGGATAAGAAGGGGAATGTCCACTATCTGATTAAATGGAGGGACCTGCCCTATGACCAGGCCTCCTGGGAGAGTGAGGATGTGGAGGTGCAGGACTATGACCTCTACAAACAGGCCTACTGGAATCACAGGTAAGGGGGTGGGGTCTGCAGGATTGGTAGGATGAAGGGGTTCAAGGAATCATTCTGCCCCTACTGACTCCTTTTCCTTAAAGCAGTGGCCCTGTGCCTGCCTTGCCGCGTGTGTCAGGGTTAGCTCGTCTCTTGACCACTTTGGATGATTGTCCACCTTGCTatttgcagcccctccccattAGGTGTCTCCTGCAAATTCCATTAAACTCACatagccccacacacacccagagaCTATCTTTGTACAGGGAGCTGATGAGAGGTGAAGAGGGTCGGCCTGGCAAGAAGATAAAGAAGGTGAAGATGCGGAAGCTGGAAAGACCCCCAGACACACCCACGGTGGATGTAAGTTACTACTCCCTGTTAGGTAGGCGAGTGGGTTCTGGGATGTGTGGGATACCTGCATCTACAGGGGTAGAGGTGTGAAGCATGTTTCACTCCCACTAGTGATGCCAGCTGGTGCATCTGACTCTTAAACATCAGTAAATTACTAAGCTGAAGGCAGAAGCATACTGTCTGCAGAGAGCCCCCTTATTGGGGTAAAGAGGAAGGGAAGAGGATACAGAACCTTCCAACTCAGTTTTACCTTGCTATCTGGGGAGGGGACTGGCTGACTTGTCATAAGGAGGGTTTGGTTTCCAAAGTTGAGCTCTTCAGAGGGGATGCCATTCAGGGCCAGTTGAGACACATGGCATGGGGGATTGAGAGCGTCTCCTGCCACTGTCTCAACTGTGCCTGAACTAGGGAGGCACAAGCTGGAGCCCAATGCATAGGGAACAGAAGTCTTGGTGGCTGATTTTTGTCTGATTGGTGCAAAGGGACTCAACATTTTTCTCCTACTGTAGCCAACGGTGAAGTATGACCGGCAGCCGGAGTACCTTGATGTAACAGGAGGGACGTTGCACCCCTATCAGCTGGAGGGGCTGAACTGGTTGCGCTTCTCCTGGGCCCAGGGCACAGACACGATATTGGCTGATGAAATGGGGCTGGGCAAGACAGTGCAGACAGCTGTGTTCCTGTACTCCCTGTACAAAGAGGTGAGGAGCAAAAGTGGCTGAGGATACACACGTATCTGTGGGAATGTTCTCTTGCCCTGGTGGGATGCAGTTCTGTAACACTCTTGATGACTCTGTCCCCAGGGCCACTCAAAGGGACCCTTTCTGGTGAGTGCCCCACTCTCCACAATTATCAACTGGGAGCGGGAGTTTGAGATGTGGGCTCCAGACATGTATGTGGTGACCTACGTTGGGGACAAGGACAGCCGGGCCATCATCCGGGAGAATGAGTTCTCTTTCGAGGACAATGCCATACGTGGGGGCAAGAAGGCATCCAGGATGAAGGTAAAGAGCCTGAAATTGATTCCAGTTAAGTCCCACTGGCTCACTTCTAAGAGTTGAGAATTCAGGGATATGAGGACTTCAGCCCCTAGAAACCTGGTTCTGATCTGGGCCGTGAAAGTGGTTGCTAATTGAGGGCTGGTGGGCAATCCTCTGTGAAATAAGTTCTCCATCAGATTCCTGGTAGGACATGTGCTGCTCATGTAGACATTTCCACTCCAAGTTCAGTAGTAAATGAGGGAGGTTGCGACTAGGGCTTCCTAGATCTGTcattgactcactgtgtgaccttaagcaagtcccttctctctgcctccatttccccatctgtaaagtggatgACACTGACCTTACTTTGTAAAGGAATTTGAGATCTATAGCACTAGATAAGAGTGAAGTAGTAAAACTCAGACTGAAGCTCTGACTCCATGTAGAGCCATTGAAAGGGCCAGTTCCTCATAGTTCCTCTGACATTCGTGCCACCTGACTAGGGGGCTGAaaattccccctctcctccctgcttGCCCCCTTTCCCTGATAGGTAAAGAACCTTTCTTACCACAGCTGTTAGTTTCTGTAGCATTCCAGCTTTCCCAGTAAATAACTTTTTGAACATTCTAATTGAAAAGAGCCTTTAAACTGACTGCTTGCCTTGCCAAGCCTACAGACAGGCAGCTTGGTGTGGGTGATGTTGCTGCTCAAAGCTTCCACAGCAGTATAGGGAAGCTTGGATTCCTCTGCTTTCACTGTGAGTGGCAGTGAAAATGAGAACCATGTTGACAACTACTTCTCCATGAAGTTCCAGGCAGCACTAAAACGATTTCAACTAATCAGAGTTGTATGGAATGGATTTAGTTCTCTGGCCAtaccactcccacccccagccctccaaGTTCTTCTTTAGTAATTGTCCATTTCTCTAGCattctccttccctctcttcACCCATTTCTAAACAGTAGACTCTTCTGGAATGAGGCTTGGCAAGTATTCAGCAGCCTCCTTAAACAATAACTTGTGGAGGAGAATCCTATATCTAAATGAACATGGCTGCTGAGGAGGTAAAATGGATTTGTCCAAGTTGGAACTACCTCGGTGCATGATATTAACACCTTGACTCTTGAGGCCTTGAATGATAGTGAATGGTCAGGGCAGCCTGATGCAAAGGCAGGTCCTTCCCTTGCTGCTTTGGCCTGGAACTTCCCTGTTCCCCTATGGCTAAACTCTCATTTTTCCTTGCAGAAGGAAGCATCTGTGAAGTTCCATGTGCTGCTCACCTCCTATGAACTGATCACAATTGACATGGCCATTCTGGGTTCCATTGACTGGGCCTGTCTTATTGTGGATGAAGCTCATCGGCTCAAGAACAATCAATCTAAGGTACAGGAGGAGTTCTGGAGTGATGGCAGGAGGTTGAAGGTGGTGGAATTTataggcctttttaaaaaaaaaaaaaaaaaaagccagaccATTGTTTTTGCCtaatctcctgcataacacaagccagagaatgtcacccagtaattcctgatCAAGCCCATGTTCTCAGATGAGCTGCATAATGTCttagacatccaatcttgatttaaggacttcatGTGATAAAAGAATCTAacacaggagtgggcaaactacggccctcGAGCCGCACCATGTGGCTTAGCCCTGCTCCGGCCTGGGCGCAGGGTTGGGAGCTGCaccacatggctcctggaagccgcAGCATGGTCCTGCTCTGACTCCTATATGCCTCaatggatggggcagcatgcagacctgcctggccacgcctctgcgtaggagccggagaaggggacatgccgctgcttccaggagctgcctgaggtaagtgccgctcagagcctgcacctcgtgagcttctcccccagccctgattccccctcctgcactccaaacccctcaatcccagcccaaagcaccctcctacaccccaaactcctcatccccagccccactacagagcctgcaccccaacaccaATTTTGTAAGCATTTATGGCCTGCCATATAATTTCTATTAtttgatgtggccctcgggccaaaaagtttgcccacccctgatctaacaCATCCCGTGCAAGATGTTCTTATGGACTGATTGTTCAAAAacttgtgccttatttccagtatgaattAGCCAGCTttgacttccagccattggatcttacgTCTTTGagtcctttatttatttttatattaaagagCCCTCTGCTATTGAAAATCTTCTCCTTTATGTAGGTTCTTCTAGATCATGATTGAGTCACCTCTTTACCTCTCTGCTAAGCTAAATAGTTTTCGTTTCAAAGGCTTTCCTTGTAAGGCTGGGTTTTCCAACCCTTGTAGGCATCTTCTgaatgctttccaatttttcaacatctctTTTGAAGTGTGAACACTGATGTTGGACAGGACTTTAATGACATTTTCATCAATGTTGCATATAGAAGTATTACTAGCTTGCCCACATCTGTTAAATATTCCTGTTCATACAAAGGATCATGTTAGTCCTCTTAGTCATTGCATTTCACTGGGAAGTTGGTTTATTATCCATCATTACTCCAAGTCTTTACTGGTCACTGCTTTCTAAGATAGGTTatacttacaggatgagggactGTGTTCTCTGTTCCTACGTGTATGACCTTCCCTTTGGttatataaaaatgtgtgtgCCCAGTTTATAAAGCAAGCCAGGTTGTTCTGTATGAATGATGTTCCCATGATTTACAGCCCCACCAAACtgtcatctacaaacttaatCAGCAATTTAATATTTTCTACCAGATAATAAAGCTATTAAATAGTGAACCAacaacagatccctgtgggattcAAAAGAAATCCCCATTACAATGATACCCTACTAACTACATTTAGAGATCTGTTTTAGACTGTTTCTGATCCATTTCAGATGGGCTACATTGACTTGTTATACTTCTCACTTTTTAATCAGTGTTATGTAGTACTAAGTGAAAGTATGCTGTCATCAGTTACCTTTGTCAACTAAACTTAATCTCAAAGTATCAAGTCTGTCTGACAACTTTATTTTTCATAgaaccatgttgactggcataaatatttgtttaatttGGAGTAACATACCAGCATTCCCATGTTTTTGCCTGGGACTGATTGTTGGGTTAACCAGCCTGTTAACTGGGTCAACCCATTTTTACTGCTTATACATACTAGCATAACTTtaactcctctcctcccccctcccccccgccccccagttctCTGGAACTTCCCTAGTATTCACAATTAattaaaaattgccagtaatAGTTAGATCTACTTGGCCAGGTCTCTTAAACTctttgagagggagggaggctgaaGGAATGTAGGACTCCAGTTCAGGAGGCAGTAGAGTGGATAATATGTCAGACTGGAGACAGCTCGTTGGCTGGAAGAGTCTGCAGTTCAAGACACACAAAGGAAATGTGTAGCATCTGATTTGTGGGAACTTGCTGCAGCAGGGTCTCACAGGTCTAAGGAGTGAGTATTAGGCAATCTGTGAATGAGATCAGCCTCTGTAAAGACACTAGCCAGGAGGTGCAGTACGTAGGACTCTTGCACAAACTGTCCCTGTAATCTAATCTAAGATGAATCCTGGCTTGAAGGGTTGattctggaaggaattttcctctatgTCACAGTATCTTGTGTTGGGAAGGGGGACCGGCAGACTACCTGGATGAATCCACTGActcccttcctttctttcttcacCAGTTTTTCCGGGTGTTGAATGGATATTCCCTCCAGCACAAGCTACTGCTCACAGGAACCCCTCTGCAGAACAACCTGGAGGAACTGTTCCACCTGCTAAACTTCCTGACACCTGAGAGATTCCAGTATGTCTTGTAATGCAGGCCCAGACTGAGTCTGCTTCcttgttcccttccccccaccctatTTGTCTTCCCATGGACCTGCATCTTCTGCCCTGAGTGCTTGTTTCTCCTGCAGTAACTTGGAAGGCTTCCTGGAAGAATTTGCAGACATTGCCAAGGAGGATCAGATCAAGAAGCTGCATGACATGCTGGGCCCACACATGCTGAGGCGCCTCAAGGCTGATGTTTTCAAGAACATGCCCTCCAAGACAGAACTCATCGTCCGGGTGGAGCTGAGCCCCATGCAGAAGTGAGCATGGGAGGGTGGAGGAGCTACTTGAGACCAACTTATGCCTTCTCTAGATCCATATGCTTTGGATTTGCTGGGTGGGATCAAGAATTCTTGCTGCCGCTGCCGAGGAGAAATAATCTTACACACTCATGTAGGAGATGGAGAGATAATGACTAACCATTGGCAGAGTATAGGTAGTGCTAGCAGGGAAGAATTGCCCAGGTAGTGCCAGGAGCTGGACTGATgctagctgggggtggggtggggagggtgttatCAGCCCTTTTGTGATGGGGGCTTAGTGACTCAGATTCTCTCTTCACAGGAAATACTATAAATACATTTTGACAAGGAACTTTGAGGCACTGAATGCACGAGGTGGTGGCAACCAAGTCTCCCTGCTCAATGTGGTCATGGATCTGAAGAAATGTTGTAATCACCCCTACCTCTTTCCTGTTGCTGCTATGGTATGTTCTAGCCCCTCAGTCCTCCTCTGAGCAAGCCTCCTTACCATTCACTTGGGGTGAGCCTGAATTTCCTTGCACCTGGAGCAGCTATCCTTCCCCTTAATTTGGGCTTGAAATGTTTGTAGGCTCTTCCTTTAtttccctctgcagcccctgccaaGTGGCAAGCAGATGTTGTCCCTGCAGGGGCAACAAGAGGTAGGGAGGGGAAGATGCAAAAAGGGAAAGGagtgggaagaaagaaaaatggaaTGGGAGTGTAGGAGCCAAACTCCAAGATACCAGTTGCACAAAGGATGATGGTGCTGAGCCACCACTGTGGTGTGTGACTCAGAGATCTAAGGGAAAATGTACCTTCTCTTCTGTTCTTCCCCCCCAGGAAGCTCCAAAGATGCCAAATGGGATGTATGATGGTAGTGCCCTGATCCGAGCATCTGGGAAATTGCTGCTGCTCCAGAAGATGTTGAAGAACCTCAAGGAAGGAGGCCACAGGGTGCTCATCTTCTCACAGGTAATGGGGCAGTGCCTCCCAGAGGCTGGGgaccctgtgtgtgagaggggcGGCAATCCAGTTTGGTATCTTCCTGCTCAGCTTTATCTCCTTGTTCCCAGATGACTAAAATGTTGGATCTCTTGGAAGATTTTCTGGAACATGAAGGGTACAAATATGAGCGGATTGATGGTGGGATCACAGGGAACATGCGCCAGGAGGCCATTGATCGCTTCAATGGTATGGAACCCTATACACCCCACAGAAAACAAGAACCCTCCCTCACTTCACAGATGCTTGGGGGCCCCACATCTGCTGCTAATCCTTAGTGCTGAtctgcagcaagtcctgctatgCCATTCCTAGGCCTCTGGGTTGACACTACATGAGGGGCTGGATGTGATGAGTCTGTGGAGTTGAATCTAATGCGCAtgctcttccccatccccttcgCTCTCCTCCTGAAGCTCCTGGTGCTCAGCAGTTCTGCTTCCTGCTTTCCACTCGAGCTGGGGGGCTCGGTATCAACCTGGCCACAGCAGACACGGTGATCATCTATGATTCAGACTGGAACCCGCACAATGACATCCAGGTAAGGCTGTAGGATGGCACTAGAGTCACTAATGGTAATAGGTGACCcttagaagtggggggggggtgtgaaagagtagagggaggggagagaaggaagtaTATATGTGGttaggcaggggagggggagactccACTAAGTGGAGAGGGGGCGGCTGGAAGGGATTTGgcagtgaaggctgctctcaaGGGGTAACCTGCAGGAAATGGAAGGGGAGAATGAAAGATCCCAGAAAGGTCAGGATTATGTAAACAAGGTCAGATGGGTGAAGCAGTATAGTACTTGGTTTTGGGGTTGTTCTGAACACACCATCTTCCCATCAGGCTTTCAGCCGTGCACACAGGATTGGACAGAACAAGAAAGTGATGATTTACCGTTTTGTGACACGGGCTTCAGTAGAGGAACGTATCACTCAGGTGGCCAAGAAGAAGATGATGCTAACACATCTGGTGGTGAGGCCAGGGTTGGGCTCAAAGACGGGCTCCATGTCCAAGCAGGAGCTTGATGACATCCTGAAGTTTGGGACTGAGGAGCTTTTCAAGGATGAGGCCACTGAGGGTGGTGAGTGCCTGGGTGTTCTTTAacgcagtggttttcaaacttttttcctggggacccagttgaagaaaattcttgatgcccatgacccaacatAACTGGGGATGAGccgtttggggtgtgggatgtgctccgctctggggcagagggttggagtgagggctgtggggtgggaccaggaatgaggggttcagggtgtgggagaggactctgggcagggggttggggtgtgggcttggggctggagatgaagggtttggggtgcaggaaggaaggactccaggtttggggggagctcagggcagggtgttggggctcGGACTTACCTCCactggctcctggtcagcagcatAGCTGGGATGCAGAGGCAGGCTTTCTGGCTGTCCTGGCACTGTGGAccgtgctgcaccctggaagcagccaacAGCAGTTCCAGCTCCTGGGCGGAGCTGTGCTTGCGGCTCTCGCCTGCAGGCGCTGCACcactccttctcttctccctcttcccgcctccccccccccccccgctcccatgggctggtgcttggggcgggggcagtgcatggagccccatggcccccctgcctagaagctggaactgctgctggccacttccaaggCGCAGCGCGGTGTTGGAActggtaggcactagcctgccttagctgggcagcaccaccgatgggacttttaacgtcccggttgacggtgctgaccagagctgctagggtccctgggtgctgagcaaggtGACCCACTGCCTTGCAtgccatgacccagtactgggtcgtgacccAAACTTTGAAAAACCCTGGTCTAGGGGATGCTGTCCAAGTGATGGGAGTCGGGAATGTTTTTCCCCCCCTCAAGAATGGCAAGAGGGCTGAATGCTGCCTCATGGAGAGGCCTTGCATGGCACTCTCCCAAAAGCCCCTTGAGTCGCAACACCAACTGACTGTGCTCCTCTTTCAGGTGATAGCAAAGAGGGTGAGGACAGCAGTGTCATCCACTATGATGACAAAGCAATCGAGCGACTACTGGACCGAAATCAGGATGAGACTGAAGACACAGAGCTGCAGGGCATGAATGAGTATCTCAGTTCCTTCAAGGTGGCCCAGTATGTGGTACGGGAAGAGGAGATGGGGGTGAGTGTCTTGCACCTCCTGTTCCAGGGTGCAGGAGTTAAACAGGAACAGATGTGACTAGGGTGTAGACATCTGGAagtggtggggaggggtgagCAGGTATCTgcccctgtgggggtgggggttttgAATTCTTGGCTATTCTCTTATCCCTCTCTccctggagcaggaggaggaggaagtggagcGGGAGATCATTAAACAAGAAGAGTCAGTGGACCCTGATTACTGGGAAAAGTTGCTGCGTCACCActatgagcagcagcaggaggacctGGCTAGGAACCTGGGCAAGGGTAAACGTATCCGCAAGCAGGTCAACTACAATGACGGCTCCCAGGAGGACAGAGGTACAGAAGGGGGAGACACAGGGATTTTTTGTGGGGCTGGGGAAAACAGGACCTGCAAGGATAGGGTCTGTCAGGCTCTCACACtatatatatcttttttttccctcctctcctccagatTGGCAGGATGACCAGTCAGATAACCAGTCGGATTATTCAGTGGCCTCTGAGGAAGGTGATGAAGATTTTGATGAGAGATCTGAAGGTAGATGCCCCAGGAGCCTGGGCAATATTATCTCTGGGAGGTGGCAGTCAGGACACCTTGGCTTGGGAGCTTGGTGCTCCAGTCCATCTCCATGTAGCATAGGATGTCATGAGTGAATGTTCTCACTATGGTAGGTTGTGTACCTCTTACCtggttctctttctttcttacaGCTGCTCGCCGACCCAGTCGCAAAGGCCTGAGAAACGACAAAGACAAGCCCTTGCCTCCCCTTCTTGCCCGTGTGGGAGGGAACATTGAAGTAAGTGGTACCCTGGAAAGGGCCTTTGAGCCCATGTGTTTGTGTGCCTGGGGCTCTCACTATACCTGTCCTTCCCGTTTCCAGGTGTTGGGCTTCAATGCCCGCCAGCGCAAAGCCTTCCTTAATGCCATCATGCGCTATGGGATGCCACCCCAGGATGCCTTCACCACCCAGTGGCTTGTCCGGGACCTGCGTGGCAAGTCTGAGAAGGAGTTCAAGTGAGTCTGCATTGGGCAAGGGAAGGGAGGTGGCGGCATCTGAACCCACTGGGAAAGGGTGAGGTCTAGTAGCAGAGGGCTCAAGGGGTAAAAGGGGCTGCATGCTGCAGGGGCAAGAAgcctgtttggggaggctgaggaggaataacaaaaggggaaactgaaccAAGGGAAAGGAGCTCAGGAACTATCCCAGAGTATTTACGGGTCTGAGCCAGGAGCCTGTTGCTTGGGTCACTGGGGACTAGGAGCCCTAGGGCATCTTTTTCCATATATGCTGGACCTTAAACTTATCTAATACTGCTACAGGGCCTATGTCTCGCTGTTCATGCGTCACCTATGTGAGCCGGGAGCAGATGGTGCGGAGACCTTTGCAGATGGGGTCCCACGGGAGGGGCTGTCCCGCCAGCATGTTCTCACCCGCATTGGAGTCATGTCACTCATACGCAAAAAGGTGGGTGCTTAGTGGAGCAATGCTGAACTCTCCCTCCACCACACAGCATCCCTTTCTCCTCAGAGGTCCTCTTATcacagaagccctgagctcttgTATGCAGTGGATAAACCTGTGACTGctctcttcctctcccaccaATTTTTGGGGACTCCCCAGCCTATGATGTCTTGACATCTCCATCTAACCTGCTTAGAGGGGCAGCCTGGTGTGATCTCTCCCATGACATGTCTGTTTCTCCACTTCCCCCGCCAGGTGCAGGAATTTGAGCATGTGAATGGGCGCTGGAGTATGCCAGAACTAGCAGAGATAGAGGAGAACAAGAAGCTTTTGCAGCCGGGCTCGCCCTCCCCCAAAACCCCCACACCCTCCACGCCAGGGGACACGCAGCCTAacacacctgcccctgcccctccacttGGTGAGAGCCTTCCCCTTGCATAGCCCCGTCCTGCCCCTACCAGTGCTGTTCCCCTCACCAGAGCTGTGGTGGGGAGGACCTGGGGGCGGACGCAGATAAACTTGCCTCTCAGGTTAGGAGGGCTGCCCCCAAGAGATGTGCATGCCCTTAAAGGCACGAGAGAACATTGCCTTTCCctgggtgggctggggccaacaGGCAACTCCtgcatctggcctgtggggtctGAGGGATTTGGTTCCATTGTGGTTCAAGTTGGGTTGGAGGTCCACTTTGTGGGAGCTAAGGGAAAGGTGCACCAAATTGCAATGAAGATCAGAGCTTACTGCTGgtctctatttttatttttttattttatataaaaatatgctGGTCTTCGGTGGGGGAGGCACAGAAGAGGGTGTGAAAGTGGAAGAAGGAGCCAGTACTAGGGAGCAAGGGGAGCCCATGGAGTCTGAGAAGGAACCCAACCTAGCTTCTGCTGAAGCAGAGGTCCCAATGGAGGTGAGTTAGTAGGTGCTTAGTTGTTTCATACTGTTACAGGtatctcctcctccttctgctgTGCCCATTGTTGTCCcgttcttctcccctcccctgcccgcccGCCTGGCACAGAGCTAGACTCTGGGGATTCCTAAGAAGAATGCATCTCCTTGTTAACACTCTGTGGACGTATGAAGGAGCCCTATTTTGTGCTCTCTAACACTCTGTTCACTCACCCTGCCTTcagcttctggtggtgggtggggtttCACAGGCTTTGTCCATACGCTGCTCCTCCTTGAGTTAACAGGGTttctctcatcagcagtgtgccCAGCCTGTGGAGACACCCCCACAAGAGGCAAAGTCCCCAATGAACCCCCCAGAAGCAGAGGAGAAAAAGCCTGAGGAACCAGAGGTGAAGGAGGAGCCAATGGAAATGGAAAGCAAAGGTATTAGTTGGAGGTTGATAAAAGCCCAGAACTGTGTGCAGGACCCCAGTTAGCATGTTTCCAGAGCTGTACAGAGCCTATCCTCTTTTGGTCAGGGTGAGGCTTTAAACATAAATGTGATTGGGGAAACAGGTCAGGTTTTAGACTGAACAGTTAAACCCTCTGTAGCTACCAGACTTGATCTCATGTCTTCTATTCCCCTTTTCTCATGCAGCTGATGTGGAGAAGATTGAAGATAGAGTAGTGTTTGAGCCCTCTGCTGAACCTCCAACTATCAACCTGGATGAGAAGGGTGAGTGTGGCAGGGTACTGCCAGCCCTCTTCATTCTCCACCTTCTAGAGGGGTACCTCATGAGTGCAGCTGCTGTGGTACACTCTACTTTTCTCTCTAATGGGTTTCTgtgtctgcagaggagaagaaggaAGATGACAAGAGGGATGTGGTGATGCTGCAGAACGGGGAGATGCTGAAGGACTCTCTTGATGAGAGGCACAAGAAGGCAGTGAAGCAGCGCT
Proteins encoded:
- the CHD4 gene encoding chromodomain-helicase-DNA-binding protein 4 isoform X3 translates to MASGIGSPSPCSAGSDDEEMEILLNNSIPQHPEPEEEPEEELLSEAETPKIKKKKKPKKLKEPKVPKLSKRQKKELGDSSGEGNEFVEEEEEVLHSDSEGSDYTPGRKKKKKLGPKKEKKNKAKRKEEEEEEEEDDDSKEPKSSAQLLEDWGMEDIDHIFTEEDYRTLTNYKAFSQFVRPLIAAKNPKIAVSKMMMVLGAKWREFSTNNPFKGSSGASVAAAAAAAVAVVESMVANVDVVLPQPPADVPLRKAKTKEGKGPNARRKPKASPRVPDIKKPKTKKVAPLKIKLGGFSSKRKRSSSEDEDLDVESDFDDASINSYSVSDGSTSRSSRSRKKLKAGKRKKKGEDDSTVPVDGYETDHQDYCEVCQQGGEIILCDTCPRAYHMVCLDPDMEKAPEGKWSCPHCEKEGIQWEAKEDNSEGEEILEDVVGDPEEEDDHHMEFCRVCKDGGELLCCDACPSSYHIHCLNPPLPEIPNGEWLCPRCTCPSLKGKVQKILIWKWGQPPLPTPVPRPADADPNTPSPKPLEGRPERQFFVKWQGMSYWHCSWVSELQLELHCQVMFRNYQRKNDMDEPPSGDFGGEEEKSRKRKNKDPKFAEMEERFYRYGIKPEWMMIHRILNHSVDKKGNVHYLIKWRDLPYDQASWESEDVEVQDYDLYKQAYWNHRELMRGEEGRPGKKIKKVKMRKLERPPDTPTVDPTVKYDRQPEYLDVTGGTLHPYQLEGLNWLRFSWAQGTDTILADEMGLGKTVQTAVFLYSLYKEGHSKGPFLVSAPLSTIINWEREFEMWAPDMYVVTYVGDKDSRAIIRENEFSFEDNAIRGGKKASRMKKEASVKFHVLLTSYELITIDMAILGSIDWACLIVDEAHRLKNNQSKFFRVLNGYSLQHKLLLTGTPLQNNLEELFHLLNFLTPERFHNLEGFLEEFADIAKEDQIKKLHDMLGPHMLRRLKADVFKNMPSKTELIVRVELSPMQKKYYKYILTRNFEALNARGGGNQVSLLNVVMDLKKCCNHPYLFPVAAMEAPKMPNGMYDGSALIRASGKLLLLQKMLKNLKEGGHRVLIFSQMTKMLDLLEDFLEHEGYKYERIDGGITGNMRQEAIDRFNAPGAQQFCFLLSTRAGGLGINLATADTVIIYDSDWNPHNDIQAFSRAHRIGQNKKVMIYRFVTRASVEERITQVAKKKMMLTHLVVRPGLGSKTGSMSKQELDDILKFGTEELFKDEATEGGDSKEGEDSSVIHYDDKAIERLLDRNQDETEDTELQGMNEYLSSFKVAQYVVREEEMGEEEEVEREIIKQEESVDPDYWEKLLRHHYEQQQEDLARNLGKGKRIRKQVNYNDGSQEDRDWQDDQSDNQSDYSVASEEGDEDFDERSEAARRPSRKGLRNDKDKPLPPLLARVGGNIEVLGFNARQRKAFLNAIMRYGMPPQDAFTTQWLVRDLRGKSEKEFKAYVSLFMRHLCEPGADGAETFADGVPREGLSRQHVLTRIGVMSLIRKKVQEFEHVNGRWSMPELAEIEENKKLLQPGSPSPKTPTPSTPGDTQPNTPAPAPPLEEGVKVEEGASTREQGEPMESEKEPNLASAEAEVPMEQCAQPVETPPQEAKSPMNPPEAEEKKPEEPEVKEEPMEMESKADVEKIEDRVVFEPSAEPPTINLDEKEEKKEDDKRDVVMLQNGEMLKDSLDERHKKAVKQRFMFNIADGGFTELHSLWQNEERAATVTKKTYEIWHRRHDYWLLAGIINHGYARWQDIQNDPRYAILNEPFKGEMNRGNFLEIKNKFLARRFKLLEQALVIEEQLRRAAYLNMSEDPSHPSMALNTRFAEVECLAESHQHLSKESMAGNKPANAVLHKVLKQLEELLSDMKADVTRLPATIARIPPVAVRLQMSERNILSRLANRSSEPPPPPPPQQVAQQQ